A window from Cryptomeria japonica chromosome 1, Sugi_1.0, whole genome shotgun sequence encodes these proteins:
- the LOC131042617 gene encoding (E,E)-alpha-farnesene synthase — protein sequence MALSSTFSSNLSLGLKSQLTQSQSQSQSQSHTFQLCCKTLPLMRRTKANMFNPIVNQALTTTEVPQRRIGKHHPNLWADEFIQSLPNHPYQAPHYAERCGKLISEIKHRFNAAAGGENIVSKLLSLVDDIERLGIDRHFQEEIKEALQLVHRNWNDCQRDLNTTALGFRILRLHRYSVSPGMLGPFRTANGQFFCSTAQTEEGKIKGILNLYRASYIAFPGEKILDEAQEFSTTYLREALQKTGISSNLLHEVSVNLRYDWYAFLPRLEARKYIEIYGENSSWARTEDNEKLLSLAKMDFNMVQSLYQQELKDFSRWWRESGLPNVDFARHRHVEFFFMACAICEDEKYSAFRSSLAKSCVLATYLDDTYDTYGTVDELKLLTEAIKKWDPTSIDQLPDYMKIIYMVLYNGVNEMDREAQKFQGRDTLSHAKDAWETYIDAMLQEAVWNATKHIPTLVEHIENGHVSSGKRPTTLQAILTVDGIVSENIFHKIDYPSRFDYLGGFSLRVRGDIKSFKGEVDRGETNSSIVSYMKDNPGSTEEDALNYLQNLLDERHKELNWELLKIDGVPTCTKDYSYDVARGYLHFYNERDGFSFAYQEIQDHVNQILIEPVTM from the exons ATGGCTCTTTCCTCTACTTTTTCTTCCAATTTGAGCTTGGGACTCAAATCTCAGCTtacccaatcccaatcccaatcccagTCTCAGTCCCACACTTTTCAGCTTTGCTGTAAAACACTGCCATTAATGCGCAGAACAAAGGCTAACATGTTTAACCCTATCGTTAATCAGGCCTTAACTACAACTGAAGTTCCACAGCGCCGCATTGGAAAACATCATCCCAATTTGTGGGCCGACGAGTTTATACAGTCTCTTCCAAACCATCCTTATCAG GCTCCTCACTATGCTGAGCGTTGTGGGAAACTTATTAGCGAGATCAAACACAGATTCAACGCAGCTGCTGGTGGTGAGAACATTGTTTCCAAACTTCTTTCCCTGGTCGATGATATCGAACGCCTTGGAATAGATCGACATTTTCAAGAGGAAATAAAAGAAGCCCTTCAATTGGTTCACAG GAATTGGAATGACTGCCAAAGAGATCTAAACACCACGGCCTTGGGCTTCCGGATTCTTAGGCTCCATAGATACTCTGTTTCTCCAG GAATGTTGGGACCCTTTAGAACAGCAAATGGGCAGTTCTTTTGCTCCACCGCCCAGACAGAGGAGGGGAAAATCAAAGGTATTCTAAATTTGTACCGAGCTTCATATATTGCATTTCCTGGGGAGAAAATTTTGGATGAGGCTCAGGAATTCTCTACAACATATTTAAGAGAAGCTCTGCAGAAGACAGGGATCAGCTCCAACCTTTTACATGAG GTATCAGTCAATCTGAGGTATGATTGGTACGCATTTCTGCCCAGATTGGAAGCAAGGAAATATATTGAAATCTATGGGGAAAACAGTTCATGGGCCAG GACGGAGGATAATGAGAAGCTTTTATCTCTTGCAAAAATGGATTTCAACATGGTCCAGTCATTGTATCAGCAAGAGCTTAAAGATTTTTCAAG ATGGTGGAGAGAATCTGGTTTGCCTAATGTAGATTTTGCTCGCCATCGTCATGTAGAATTTTTCTTTATGGCATGTGCAATTTGTGAGGATGAGAAGTATTCTGCATTCAGATCAAGCCTTGCAAAGTCTTGTGTACTTGCAACATATTTAGATGACACATATGACACATATGGAACAGTTGATGAACTGAAACTCCTCACAGAAGCAATTAAGAA GTGGGATCCAACATCTATAGACCAGCTCCCTGATTATATGAAAATTATATACATGGTATTGTATAATGGAGTCAATGAAATGGATCGAGAAGCTCAAAAGTTTCAAGGCCGAGACACTCTCTCACATGCTAAAGATGCT TGGGAAACGTATATAGATGCTATGCTACAAGAAGCTGTGTGGAATGCTACAAAACACATACCGACTTTGGTAGAGCACATAGAGAATGGACATGTTAGTTCAGGGAAACGTCCAACAACATTGCAAGCTATATTAACAGTAGATGGGATTGTTTCAGAAAATATCTTTCATAAAATTGATTATCCATCAAGGTTTGATTATCTTGGAGGCTTTAGTCTTCGAGTAAGAGGTGACATCAAATCCTTTAAG GGTGAGGTAGATCGAGGAGAAACAAATTCATCCATAGTGTCCTATATGAAAGATAATCCAGGATCCACTGAAGAAGATGCCTTGAACTATCttcaaaatttattggatgaaaGACACAAAGAATTAAATTGGGAGCTTCTAAAAATTGATGGCGTTCCAACTTGTACCAAGGATTATTCTTATGATGTTGCAAGGGGTTACCTACATTTCTATAATGAGAGAGATGGTTTCAGTTTTGCATATCAAGAAATACAAGACCATGTAAATCAAATCCTCATTGAACCTGTAACTATGTAA